Proteins encoded together in one Rhipicephalus sanguineus isolate Rsan-2018 chromosome 9, BIME_Rsan_1.4, whole genome shotgun sequence window:
- the LOC119404180 gene encoding uncharacterized protein LOC119404180, whose product MSFFAKPASVSIVYQHPADSSRPLFFVVDPVHILKCIRNNWLNQRNIGKCMYFPEPKSNEAEPKILTASFKVLCELHEAEKHELLKLAPTLTLKALNPSNMERQDVKLALKVSYSSTVAALSTATFQHAKETSEYIDTILTWWNIVNVKTPRKGQRLRDHLQGPIVSSLCPQLEFLQKIVEWLDHWESLRHNNGRLTRETHAAFSRTTHALHELAIYCLEELHFEYVLLGKFQTDCLEDRFGKYRQLSGANYHVSIRQIYESENKLRLQKVLDLPDLDMLPAPSANTWRTGVPSAHGQFDVAVTDSDIQKKASRLPAVTYVAGYCAHAALKKLACGSCRENLVMQDVDLDDADNALITKMSRGGLKFPRAVVVNAVLFTEIILDKLRAPEYSARFLSLPMQKDTLVSLVFSALADYEDLDVCDSGHSAQEVMEHVVSAAANTLLNNLCRTENDKLRNAKNERKLKTLKT is encoded by the coding sequence ATGTCCTTCTTCGCTAAGCCCGCAAGTGTCAGCATTGTTTACCAGCATCCTGCTGACTCATCGCGACCCCTGTTTTTCGTGGTGGACCCAGTTCACATACTAAAGTGTATAAGAAATAACTGGCTCAATCAACGAAACATTGGAAAATGCATGTACTTTCCTGAACCAAAAAGTAATGAGGCTGAACCAAAGATACTTACAGCATCTTTCAAGGTATTGTGCGAGTTGCACGAAGCTGAAAAGCATGAGCTCTTGAAGTTAGCGCCAACTCTTACTTTGAAAGCGCTGAACCCCTCCAACATGGAACGACAGGACGTTAAGCTTGCACTAAAGGTTTCTTACTCATCTACTGTTGCTGCTCTCAGTACCGCAACGTTCCAGCATGCTAAGGAAACATCTGAGTACATTGACACCATATTGACTTGGTGGAACATTGTTAACGTAAAGACGCCAAGAAAAGGACAGCGGTTGCGAGATCATTTGCAAGGACCAATAGTATCATCGTTGTGTCCGCAGCTCGAGTTCCTGCAAAAAATAGTTGAGTGGCTTGATCACTGGGAAAGCCTCAGACATAACAATGGCCGCCTTACACGTGAAACGCACGCAGCTTTCAGCCGCACTACCCACGCCTTGCACGAACTAGCCATATACTGCCTGGAAGAGCTTCATTTTGAGTACGTTCTTTTGGGCAAATTTCAAACTGACTGCTTGGAGGATCGCTTCGGAAAGTATCGGCAACTGTCGGGTGCGAATTACCATGTGTCAATAAGGCAGATATATGAATCTGAAAACAAACTGCGTTTGCAGAAGGTTTTGGACCTGCCAGATTTAGACATGCTACCAGCTCCGAGTGCGAATACATGGAGGACAGGTGTGCCGTCTGCGCACGGCCAGTTTGACGTCGCTGTGACTGATTCTGACATTCAGAAAAAAGCGTCAAGGCTTCCTGCAGTAACATACGTTGCCGGCTATTGTGCCCATGCAGCTTTAAAGAAATTGGCATGCGGATCTTGCAGGGAAAACCTTGTGATGCAAGACGTCGACCTAGATGATGCTGATAATGCATTAATCACGAAGATGTCGAGGGGTGGGCTGAAGTTTCCACGAGCAGTTGTAGTTAACGCTGTGCTGTTTACTGAAATTATATTAGACAAGCTCAGGGCACCAGAATACTCTGCGCGATTTCTCAGCCTTCCTATGCAGAAAGACACTCTTGTCAGCCTTGTGTTCTCTGCCCTTGCAGACTATGAGGACCTAGATGTGTGTGATTCTGGTCATTCTGCACAGGAAGTAATGGAGCATGTTGTCAGTGCTGCAGCGAATACGCTGCTGAACAACTTGTGCCGCACAGAAAACGACAAATTACGTAATGCCAAGAATGAGCGAAAGCTAAAGACCTTGAAGACCTGA